The following proteins are co-located in the Acidimicrobiales bacterium genome:
- a CDS encoding ABC-F family ATP-binding cassette domain-containing protein, whose protein sequence is MLFSNVGFRLMPGRRVALVGGNGVGKTTMLEIIVGLQEADAGEVSQPKDCQIGYLPQELTESWSESVFKEVMAGAGEVLELEERLHELTVTIAETTGDAHDDALEAYGRLQSQFEQIGGYQTEADARRILGGLGFTADDMDRPLAELSGGWQMRAALARLLLQKPDVLVLDEPTNHLDVDSVLWLEQQLVAWQGALLFVSHDRDFIDAVADRVIEVAWQGATEYVGGFAEFVVQREDRIRQAEAAAANQARKVAQAEKFIERFRYKATKARQVQSRIKALERLETIEAPKIEELKLKFAFPEPPRSSRVVVEMEGATLGYDDGVPVLTDVDLVIERGDKIALIGPNGAGKSTLLKAILGDLDPLDGAVKIGANVDIAYFAQHQVDALDLDKTVEQEFRHKVGAQPKQRNLRTVLGSFGFSGDAVDRRVGELSGGERTRLALAETMCNPVNLLVLDEPTNHLDLPSCDVLEDALAAYPGTVLLVSHDRHLIRNVVEAVVEVRDGKATQYLDVEEHVLNPAQPVQGTAKPTGSSSARPTERKATHQRKEDRRIAAEDRQAKSRATRELRKRVERLERQAQRAEDVASGLANQLADPEVYDDSERLKQLIATHATAQEKATELLEQWEQAALELADAEG, encoded by the coding sequence GTGCTGTTCTCCAACGTCGGCTTCCGGCTCATGCCCGGCCGTCGTGTGGCGCTCGTCGGCGGCAATGGCGTCGGCAAGACCACGATGCTCGAGATCATCGTCGGGCTGCAGGAGGCCGACGCCGGCGAGGTGTCCCAGCCCAAGGATTGCCAGATCGGCTACCTGCCCCAGGAGCTCACCGAGTCCTGGTCGGAATCCGTCTTCAAAGAGGTCATGGCCGGGGCCGGGGAGGTGCTGGAGCTCGAGGAGCGACTCCACGAGCTGACCGTCACCATCGCCGAAACCACCGGTGACGCCCACGACGACGCGCTCGAGGCGTACGGTCGCCTCCAGAGCCAGTTCGAACAGATCGGCGGCTATCAGACCGAGGCCGACGCCCGTCGCATCCTCGGCGGACTGGGCTTCACCGCCGACGACATGGATCGTCCACTGGCGGAACTGTCCGGTGGCTGGCAGATGCGCGCCGCCCTCGCCCGGTTGTTGCTCCAGAAGCCTGACGTGCTGGTGCTCGACGAGCCGACCAACCACCTCGACGTCGACTCGGTGCTCTGGCTCGAACAGCAGCTCGTTGCCTGGCAGGGTGCCCTGCTCTTCGTGTCGCATGACCGCGACTTCATCGATGCGGTGGCCGACCGGGTGATCGAGGTCGCCTGGCAGGGCGCCACCGAATACGTCGGCGGCTTCGCCGAGTTCGTCGTCCAACGTGAGGATCGCATCCGTCAGGCTGAGGCGGCAGCCGCCAACCAGGCTCGCAAGGTCGCCCAGGCCGAGAAGTTCATCGAGCGGTTCCGCTACAAGGCCACCAAGGCCCGCCAGGTCCAGTCGCGGATCAAGGCACTCGAACGGCTCGAGACGATCGAGGCACCCAAGATCGAAGAGCTCAAGCTCAAGTTCGCCTTCCCCGAGCCGCCACGATCGTCACGCGTCGTGGTCGAGATGGAGGGCGCGACACTTGGCTATGACGACGGCGTTCCGGTCCTGACCGACGTCGATCTCGTGATAGAGCGGGGCGACAAGATCGCCCTGATCGGCCCCAACGGCGCCGGGAAGTCGACCCTCCTCAAGGCGATCCTCGGCGACCTCGACCCGCTCGACGGTGCGGTCAAGATCGGCGCGAACGTCGACATCGCCTACTTCGCCCAGCACCAGGTCGACGCCCTCGATCTCGACAAGACCGTCGAGCAGGAGTTCCGTCACAAGGTCGGCGCGCAACCCAAGCAACGCAATCTTCGCACCGTGCTCGGCTCGTTCGGCTTCTCGGGGGACGCGGTCGACCGCAGAGTCGGCGAACTCTCCGGCGGCGAACGCACGCGACTCGCCCTGGCCGAGACCATGTGCAACCCGGTCAACCTCCTCGTGCTCGACGAGCCGACGAACCATCTCGACCTCCCGAGCTGTGACGTGCTCGAGGACGCCCTGGCTGCCTATCCCGGCACCGTGCTGCTGGTCAGCCACGACCGCCACCTCATCCGCAACGTGGTCGAGGCGGTGGTCGAGGTCAGAGACGGCAAGGCCACGCAGTATCTCGACGTCGAAGAACACGTCCTCAACCCGGCGCAGCCGGTGCAGGGCACGGCGAAGCCGACCGGGTCGTCGTCGGCGCGGCCAACCGAGCGCAAGGCAACCCACCAGCGCAAGGAGGATCGCCGCATCGCCGCCGAGGATCGTCAGGCCAAGAGCCGGGCCACGCGTGAGCTGCGCAAGCGGGTGGAGCGCCTCGAGCGCCAGGCCCAGCGAGCCGAAGACGTGGCAAGCGGGCTGGCCAACCAGCTCGCCGATCCCGAGGTGTACGACGACAGCGAACGGCTCAAGCAGCTGATCGCCACGCACGCGACGGCGCAGGAGAAGGCGACCGAGCTGCTCGAGCAGTGGGAACAGGCGGCACTCGAACTGGCCGACGCCGAGGGCTGA
- a CDS encoding HDOD domain-containing protein, with translation MSATPDIETDTGAALRSFLIDVGALPSPPALLFEILDYTSTEDLSIQALSTLIGRDASLTAKLLQMANSSIYSFPGEIASVERAVMVLGIKSVRLLTLSLTLTGLFPRSLVHGNAVMEVRRRALVNALANRAFMAEIDPIYADESFLAGLLSNVGSLVVEQCAPDDFRRLFGDCLDAQAGECRLDWPSPDTQREVLGFTFDQLTSALFHQWGLPDFLADVIGYREEPTDSLDPEHIDAVPPDADELFGRLRLSLRLSSLAEEVLCGRPDGGALSVLTKRAAAELELPRERIEGLLVELGPMIAETSGLFGVELATGVDFADVVARSAEAMHRLSVEAITMLSHQAEHLAELERENESLARNSRVDPLTGLSNRVAFEEGIETQIAIRRRRPVPDALALMFLDLDRFGLVNETFGQRVGDNALRHVAKLLAWHCRNGEDFFRTGGEEFALLMPHASIGDLAPAADRFRLLVERTPYVLEPQGVEVHLTVSVGAAIVDEFQEPNVGHLLIQSAYQQLYLAKKSGPNQVSVQTRPSS, from the coding sequence ATGTCTGCGACCCCCGACATCGAGACCGACACGGGAGCGGCGCTTCGATCGTTCCTGATCGATGTCGGGGCGCTGCCCTCGCCGCCGGCGCTGCTGTTCGAGATCCTCGATTACACCTCGACCGAGGATCTGTCGATCCAGGCGCTGAGTACGCTCATCGGTCGCGACGCCTCCCTCACCGCCAAATTGCTGCAGATGGCGAACTCGTCGATCTACAGCTTCCCGGGTGAGATTGCGTCGGTCGAGCGTGCGGTGATGGTTCTCGGCATCAAGTCGGTCCGGCTCCTCACCCTGTCGCTCACCCTGACCGGGCTGTTCCCTCGCTCGCTCGTGCACGGCAACGCCGTGATGGAGGTGCGGCGGCGTGCGCTCGTGAACGCACTCGCCAACCGGGCGTTCATGGCCGAGATCGACCCGATCTATGCCGACGAGAGCTTCCTGGCCGGCCTGCTCAGCAACGTGGGCTCGCTCGTCGTCGAACAGTGTGCTCCCGACGACTTCCGCCGCCTGTTCGGGGATTGTCTCGACGCCCAGGCCGGCGAGTGCCGGCTCGATTGGCCGTCGCCCGACACCCAGCGCGAGGTCCTTGGTTTCACGTTCGATCAGCTCACCTCGGCGCTGTTCCACCAGTGGGGACTGCCCGACTTCCTGGCCGATGTCATCGGCTATCGCGAAGAGCCGACCGATTCGCTCGATCCGGAGCACATCGACGCAGTGCCGCCGGACGCCGATGAGCTCTTCGGCCGGCTTCGGCTGTCGCTCCGGCTCTCCTCGCTGGCCGAGGAGGTCCTGTGCGGTCGGCCCGATGGCGGTGCCCTGTCGGTACTGACCAAACGAGCCGCAGCCGAGCTCGAGCTTCCCCGCGAACGCATCGAAGGCCTGCTCGTCGAGCTAGGGCCGATGATCGCCGAGACGTCGGGGCTGTTCGGCGTCGAGCTGGCGACCGGCGTCGACTTCGCCGATGTCGTGGCCCGTTCCGCCGAGGCCATGCACCGGTTGTCGGTCGAGGCCATCACCATGCTGTCGCATCAGGCGGAGCATCTCGCCGAACTCGAGCGGGAGAACGAGTCGTTGGCCCGCAACTCTCGCGTCGACCCGCTGACCGGACTCAGCAACAGAGTGGCATTCGAGGAGGGCATCGAGACCCAGATCGCCATCCGCCGGCGTCGCCCGGTGCCCGACGCGCTGGCACTCATGTTCCTCGACCTCGATCGCTTCGGTCTCGTCAACGAGACCTTCGGCCAGCGAGTTGGCGACAATGCGCTTCGTCATGTCGCCAAACTGCTGGCCTGGCACTGCCGCAACGGCGAGGACTTCTTCCGCACGGGCGGTGAAGAGTTTGCCCTGCTGATGCCCCACGCCTCGATCGGCGATCTGGCGCCGGCGGCCGATCGGTTCCGCCTGCTGGTCGAGCGGACGCCGTACGTTCTCGAGCCGCAGGGCGTCGAGGTGCACCTCACTGTCAGCGTCGGGGCCGCAATCGTGGACGAGTTCCAGGAGCCGAACGTCGGCCACCTCCTCATCCAGAGCGCCTACCAACAGCTGTATCTCGCCAAGAAGTCGGGACCGAACCAGGTGAGTGTTCAGACTCGACCAAGCTCGTAA
- a CDS encoding flagellar hook capping FlgD N-terminal domain-containing protein — protein MTDYISAVAGATVNPLAVQSTAVTDKYGLVSDTAGSELDREAFLKLLVTQLRYQDPLNPSDPDDFIATTAQFTTIEELQKMSEQTAANALNSSLTTAGSLIGREIGVMDGKGLTMTTTVQRAQVISGEVHLVTADGDFTLDQIVEIA, from the coding sequence ATGACCGACTACATCTCCGCCGTCGCCGGCGCCACGGTCAACCCGCTGGCCGTGCAGAGCACCGCCGTGACCGACAAGTACGGCCTCGTCTCTGACACCGCTGGAAGCGAGCTCGATCGAGAGGCCTTCCTGAAACTGCTGGTGACCCAGCTGCGCTACCAGGATCCGCTGAATCCGAGTGACCCGGACGACTTCATCGCCACCACGGCGCAGTTCACCACCATCGAAGAGCTCCAGAAGATGTCGGAGCAGACGGCAGCCAACGCGCTGAATTCGAGCCTGACCACCGCCGGTTCACTCATCGGCCGTGAGATCGGTGTCATGGACGGCAAAGGCCTGACCATGACCACGACCGTCCAACGTGCCCAGGTCATCAGCGGCGAGGTCCACCTCGTCACCGCCGATGGTGACTTCACCCTCGATCAGATTGTCGAGATCGCCTGA
- the nhaA gene encoding Na+/H+ antiporter NhaA has translation MSHHPSVTSSSANRPPVPIDKLRLPMRRLIHLENISGVALIVAALVALALANSPLAEDVAHFWHTHLHIAIGPVELDESLVHWVNDGLMTIFFLVAGLEIKRELAVGDLRDPRKAALPALAAAGGMIVPAVFYVLFAGGGDAGNGWGIPMATDIAFAVGILSLLGDRVPSPLKIFLLSLAIVDDLGAIVVIAVFYSSSLDFVSLGWAIGGVALMVALRKAGVWWTPIYVLLGIGIWYFTFESGVHATLAGVVCGLLAPATPHRPHVTVAEASEMSSFEELKEIIFETRESISICDRLINTLHPWSALLIIPVFALANTGVGLSATDVGNAATSGVGRAVFIGLVFGKPVGILLASMIAVRSGLATLPAGTSWRLMAGTASIAGIGFTVSLFISDLAFTDEELIADAKIGVLFASVAAGVIGASLIRSVPPMAADQAATGDESADAETNELVGAGH, from the coding sequence GTGAGCCACCACCCATCGGTCACGTCGAGTTCGGCGAACCGTCCGCCGGTCCCGATCGACAAGTTGCGTCTGCCGATGCGACGACTCATCCATCTCGAGAACATCTCGGGTGTTGCGCTGATCGTGGCGGCGCTGGTCGCTCTCGCCCTGGCCAACTCGCCGTTGGCGGAAGACGTCGCCCACTTCTGGCACACCCACCTGCACATCGCCATCGGTCCGGTGGAGCTGGACGAGTCGCTCGTGCACTGGGTCAACGACGGTCTGATGACGATCTTCTTCCTCGTCGCCGGGCTCGAGATCAAGCGTGAGCTCGCCGTCGGCGATCTCCGCGACCCTCGCAAGGCAGCGCTACCGGCGCTCGCGGCAGCGGGTGGCATGATCGTGCCGGCGGTCTTCTACGTGCTCTTCGCCGGAGGCGGCGACGCCGGCAACGGCTGGGGCATCCCGATGGCGACCGACATCGCGTTCGCGGTCGGCATCCTGAGCCTGCTCGGCGACCGAGTCCCGTCACCTCTCAAGATCTTCCTGCTCAGCCTCGCCATCGTGGACGACCTCGGCGCCATCGTCGTCATTGCCGTCTTCTACTCCTCGTCCCTCGATTTCGTCAGCCTCGGCTGGGCAATCGGTGGTGTCGCGCTCATGGTCGCCCTGCGCAAGGCCGGCGTCTGGTGGACCCCGATCTACGTCCTGCTCGGCATCGGGATCTGGTACTTCACCTTCGAATCGGGCGTGCACGCCACGCTCGCCGGCGTCGTCTGTGGTCTGTTGGCCCCGGCAACCCCGCACCGTCCGCACGTCACCGTCGCCGAGGCCTCGGAGATGAGCAGCTTCGAAGAGCTCAAGGAGATCATCTTCGAGACCCGCGAGTCGATCTCCATCTGCGACCGTCTCATCAACACGCTGCACCCGTGGAGCGCCCTGCTGATCATCCCCGTGTTCGCCCTCGCCAACACCGGCGTCGGCCTATCGGCCACCGATGTCGGCAACGCCGCCACCTCGGGCGTCGGCCGAGCCGTCTTCATCGGCCTGGTGTTCGGCAAGCCGGTCGGCATCCTGCTCGCTTCGATGATCGCCGTTCGCTCCGGTCTTGCAACCCTGCCGGCCGGCACGAGCTGGCGGCTCATGGCCGGTACGGCCAGCATCGCCGGCATCGGCTTCACGGTGTCGCTGTTCATCAGCGACCTCGCCTTCACCGATGAGGAACTCATCGCCGACGCCAAGATCGGTGTGCTGTTCGCCTCCGTCGCCGCCGGTGTCATCGGAGCCTCGCTCATCCGAAGCGTGCCGCCGATGGCTGCTGACCAGGCCGCGACGGGTGACGAGTCCGCTGACGCCGAGACCAACGAACTGGTCGGGGCCGGCCACTGA
- a CDS encoding flagellar hook protein FlgE, with translation MYSAVTGLRNHQTMMDVVGNNIANVNTTGFKKSNAIFQDVLSQTLEGAGAPVGELGGTNPAQIGLGVRIGAIAQNLSQGALQRTGRDLDLSIEGDGFFVVQDQGAELYTRAGAFFVDAAGQLVTADGGMVQGWQADPSGLLQTDRPVGDIKIPIGEASQPVATTVVNLGGNLSADAALGTQDFTSVTVYDSQGIPIVLDITYTKSNTDEWTVTASYGDPPTAVPVTDNIMQFGADGELVLPVDFTANIAAGAIPGAEAIALTLGGEEARRISQYGGNSTMTVINQNGSSSGSLQSLSIGQDGVITGSYSNGRVRAMAQLALATFANPEGLSRVTGTSWTTSANSGLAQIGAAGGGGRGLLAAGALEMSNVDLAEEFTTLIRSQRGFQANSRVVTASDELLQEIVNMKR, from the coding sequence ATGTACTCGGCCGTGACCGGCCTGCGAAACCACCAGACGATGATGGACGTCGTCGGCAACAACATCGCCAACGTCAACACCACCGGCTTCAAGAAGTCCAACGCCATCTTCCAGGACGTGCTGAGCCAGACCCTCGAGGGCGCCGGCGCACCCGTCGGCGAACTCGGCGGCACCAACCCGGCCCAGATCGGCCTCGGCGTGCGCATCGGCGCCATCGCCCAGAACCTCAGCCAGGGCGCGCTCCAACGCACCGGCCGTGATCTCGATCTCTCGATCGAGGGCGACGGATTCTTCGTCGTCCAGGATCAGGGCGCTGAGCTCTACACCCGGGCGGGCGCGTTCTTCGTCGACGCCGCCGGTCAGCTCGTCACGGCCGACGGCGGCATGGTCCAGGGTTGGCAGGCCGACCCGTCGGGCTTGCTCCAGACCGACCGGCCCGTTGGCGACATCAAGATCCCCATCGGCGAGGCCAGCCAGCCGGTTGCGACCACCGTGGTCAACCTCGGTGGCAACCTGTCGGCCGATGCGGCACTGGGAACCCAGGACTTCACCTCGGTGACCGTCTACGACAGCCAGGGCATCCCGATCGTGCTCGACATCACCTACACCAAGTCCAACACCGACGAGTGGACGGTGACGGCGTCCTACGGCGACCCGCCCACCGCCGTGCCGGTCACCGACAACATCATGCAGTTCGGCGCCGACGGCGAACTGGTCCTGCCGGTCGACTTCACGGCGAACATCGCTGCCGGTGCGATCCCCGGGGCGGAAGCCATCGCCCTCACCCTCGGTGGTGAGGAAGCCCGACGCATCTCGCAGTACGGCGGCAACTCGACCATGACCGTCATCAACCAGAACGGTTCGTCGTCGGGTTCGCTGCAGTCGCTGAGCATCGGGCAGGACGGCGTCATCACCGGGTCGTACTCCAACGGCCGGGTCCGGGCCATGGCCCAACTGGCGCTGGCCACCTTTGCCAACCCCGAGGGCCTCAGCCGAGTCACCGGCACGTCGTGGACCACGTCGGCGAACTCCGGTCTCGCCCAGATCGGTGCCGCCGGCGGCGGTGGCCGAGGCCTGTTGGCGGCGGGCGCACTCGAGATGTCGAACGTCGACCTCGCCGAGGAGTTCACGACCCTGATCCGCTCGCAGCGCGGCTTCCAGGCCAACTCCCGAGTGGTGACCGCTTCCGACGAGCTCCTGCAGGAAATCGTGAACATGAAGCGATAG